The genomic region CACGTCGCCGCCCGTAAAGAGGGAATATTCCGTCTGGAAGACTTTGTCGCAGAGATCAAAAAAGAGCGTTCGGGAAGTTTCGAGGGCGAGAAATCGATGGGTTTCATCAACCGCTGATTGTTTTCCGGGCAGCGGTGCAACACATCTGCAACATAAACGTAGTATAATGCATCCACAGCGAATGTTGTGATACATTGTGTGAAGGAGATGTTATGGGTTGGTTCGGCGATGACAGCGCACTGAAAAACGAGCTTTACGATCTGAAAAAAGCGTATGAGGCGATGGAGGAAGAGAACCGCCGCCTGCAGGATCGTCTCCGCGAATGCGAAGCGTTGAACGCTGAGCAGCCCGCATCGCATCAATGCGAAAACGCTACCGCCTTGATGACGTACCAAAACGAACAGCTTAAGCGCAATCTCCTCGACATTCAGGGGAACATGGCGGCATCCGTCGCTTCGTCACGCGAAAACATCGCCCAGTCCACTTCATTGCTGGAAAACATCATTGACCTGGGCGACAAAGCGTCAGGGATATCCAGCACGCTTGAAGGGCTCAATGCACTGGCGCTTGATTCGATGGGGACGGTTCAGGCTCTCTCCGAACGGGCGCAGGACGTCGCGAGCATCCTGGGGCTCATCAAGGATATTTCAGACCAGACCAACCTGCTTGCCCTGAATGCCGCGATCGAAGCGGCGAGAGCGGGTGAACACGGGCGCGGATTTGCGGTCGTGGCCGACGAAGTCCGCAAGCTTGCCGACCGAACGGACAAGGCAATCAGTGAAATCCACATTTCACTCCAGTCGATGAAACAAGACGTCACCACGATCGGCGAGAAATTCGAAAATATTCAGGAGAGCATTTCCGAATCCAACGAGTCGATCGGAACATTCACCACGAACATGCATACGAACGCGCAGATGATGCGCGAAACGTTCGGAAGTACCGAACACACCGCAGAACGGGTCTTTATGAGCCTGGCGAAACTTGATCACGTTTTGTGGAAAGTCAACACTTATCTCTCCGCCGTCACCCGTAAAGAGCAGTTCGCTTTCGTCGATCACCACAACTGCCGTCTGGGCAAATGGTACGAGCAGGGTGAAGGGGCGCAGTTTTTCAAACAAACCCCGAGTTACGGAGCCCTGGAAACTCCTCATTCGATTGTCCATAACACAACGCACAAGATTTTTGATCTGCTCCACAGCGAGAGCATCGGCTCGGACAAAATGGTACGCGCTTTCGAAGAGATGGAACATGCGAGTGACGGTGTGTTTACGACGCTTGACCGCATGCTGCAAGAAAAACAGTGATGCGTATTTGATTCGAATGGTAGCACTTAGAATCGTTTCAAATCGATCGGACGGCGGAGTGCGTTACGCGTGTTGTAGCAATTCGATACTTTAAAGCCCTTTTTCTCCCAATGTGTTACAATATTTAACATATTTTCTTCTTTGCCTTTTTTTATCTGTTCCCTATCGTTACAGTCCATCGAAAATGTGGTGATGATAAGGGTTCCTTTAATCCTCTTTTTGTTATAGTGCAACAACTGTTTTTATAGAAACCGTACTTCCGAGCCCTTTTTTGCGGGGTTTTCGGGGTATGCCATCAACCACTAAGAGGTCGGAATCATGGAGCATTACAACGTCGCAAATCCTTATTTCGGGGTATTTGTACTGTTTGTGTTGACGTTCGGGGCGTTTTATGCCACGACGGTAATAGCACGCCTAGCCAGCCGCGCTTTGGCGGCCAAAGATACGGAAAAGCTGAAGCTGACGGTATACGAATGCGGACCGGAGGTAACCAAACAACCGAACCGTATTTCGACGCAGTTTTACCTGTTCGCGCTGCTGTTTTTGCTGTTTGACGTGGAAATCGTATTCATGTTTCCATGGGCAATCGATTTTAAATTACTCGGCTGGTTCGGTTTCGCCGAGATGATGATGTTCATCTTGTTGCTGGCGATCGGATTTGTTTACGCGTGGAAGAAAGGGGCGCTCGAATGGCACAACATCAAGTAAATTATCTCAAAGACGGCGGTTTGCCCGTCGCATTGACCACCATCGACAAAGTGGTCAACTGGGGACGTTCGAATTCTTTGTGGGCACTCACGTACGGTTTGGCATGCTGCGGTATCGAAATGATGGCGTCGGGTGCATCGCGCTACGACTTCGACCGTTTCGGCACGATTTTCCGGGCCTCTCCGCGTCAGGCGGAACTGATGATCGTCGCGGGGACTCTGACGAAAAAACACGCCGAGTTCATCCGCCGTCTGTACGATCAGATGACCGAACCCAAATGGGTCATCTCGATGGGATCGTGCGCCAACACCGGCGGTATGTTCAACACCTACGCGACCGTTCAGGGGGTTGACCGCGTCATCCCGGTCGACCTGTACCTCCCCGGGTGTGCCCCGCGTCCCGAAACGCTCCAATACGCGGTGATGCTGCTCCAGCAGAAAATCCGCCGCGAGAGCGCGAACAAATCACAAAAACCAAAAAGGTTGATGTAATGAGAGCCTATACGCCCAAAGACAACGTACAGAAAAAACCTTACTATACCGACCGCTACTGGGTTGCGCCCCAGGTTGCGAAAAGCGACGTGAGCGAAGACGAAACCTTTGCCGCCGACCTCGAAGCAATCAAGG from Sulfuricurvum sp. IAE1 harbors:
- a CDS encoding NADH-quinone oxidoreductase subunit B family protein; the protein is MAQHQVNYLKDGGLPVALTTIDKVVNWGRSNSLWALTYGLACCGIEMMASGASRYDFDRFGTIFRASPRQAELMIVAGTLTKKHAEFIRRLYDQMTEPKWVISMGSCANTGGMFNTYATVQGVDRVIPVDLYLPGCAPRPETLQYAVMLLQQKIRRESANKSQKPKRLM
- a CDS encoding NAD(P)H-quinone oxidoreductase subunit 3, with amino-acid sequence MEHYNVANPYFGVFVLFVLTFGAFYATTVIARLASRALAAKDTEKLKLTVYECGPEVTKQPNRISTQFYLFALLFLLFDVEIVFMFPWAIDFKLLGWFGFAEMMMFILLLAIGFVYAWKKGALEWHNIK
- a CDS encoding methyl-accepting chemotaxis protein, with the protein product MGWFGDDSALKNELYDLKKAYEAMEEENRRLQDRLRECEALNAEQPASHQCENATALMTYQNEQLKRNLLDIQGNMAASVASSRENIAQSTSLLENIIDLGDKASGISSTLEGLNALALDSMGTVQALSERAQDVASILGLIKDISDQTNLLALNAAIEAARAGEHGRGFAVVADEVRKLADRTDKAISEIHISLQSMKQDVTTIGEKFENIQESISESNESIGTFTTNMHTNAQMMRETFGSTEHTAERVFMSLAKLDHVLWKVNTYLSAVTRKEQFAFVDHHNCRLGKWYEQGEGAQFFKQTPSYGALETPHSIVHNTTHKIFDLLHSESIGSDKMVRAFEEMEHASDGVFTTLDRMLQEKQ